One genomic window of Luteitalea pratensis includes the following:
- a CDS encoding c-type cytochrome: MTPRLFTSGCAVVLIGVVWAMPMRSVKAQGPYVGTDAQRESGKQLYGKYCAQCHGDKGDGEGYATPHLYPRPRNFTTGKFKVRTTPNGALPTHQDLVNIIRRGMPYTSMPAWPDLTDQEVANLAYYITTFSPDFTNPERAPKPVELPSAPAATSATIEQGKKLYEETGCTKCHGTLGRGDGASAPTLKDDFDHPIRAADLTQSWTFRGGATREDIFRTMSTGFNGTPMPAFVDGLSPEQRWAITDYIASLSGSEGPGYTNLVVAKYVKEPIDMAKGAASFAAAPVAHLPIVGQIMEPGRAFHPPTTSLSVQAIYDDTSIATLVRWHDRTAEKTGQNGPSLPVAPEEEEEGGGAAEAAGGSPFGDAEVAPGAAQPAEKDPFAEAEAPAVTSEFSDAVAIQIPSETPATARKPYFIFGDAENSVDLWFFDLAQAAPVQFTGKGSADVAPKDPTDVTGVASYANGEWSVIFKRPLRPASAAPFSPGEFLPIAFSVWDGFSRERGSRRGLTLWYSIYVEPQNVPSAVGPMIRTALSILAIELILVGWVRWRYGSRARGELGDPSRPAATHA; encoded by the coding sequence ATGACCCCTCGGCTGTTCACGAGCGGATGTGCCGTGGTGCTGATCGGCGTGGTGTGGGCCATGCCGATGCGATCGGTGAAGGCGCAAGGACCTTACGTTGGCACCGACGCGCAGCGGGAGTCGGGCAAGCAGCTCTATGGCAAGTACTGCGCGCAGTGCCATGGCGACAAGGGCGACGGCGAAGGCTACGCCACGCCGCACCTGTACCCACGGCCGCGAAACTTCACGACCGGCAAGTTCAAGGTGCGGACGACTCCGAACGGTGCGCTGCCGACGCACCAGGATCTCGTCAACATCATCAGGCGCGGCATGCCCTATACATCGATGCCCGCCTGGCCCGACCTGACCGATCAGGAGGTCGCGAACCTCGCGTACTACATCACGACATTCTCGCCCGATTTCACCAATCCGGAGAGGGCGCCAAAGCCGGTGGAACTCCCGAGTGCGCCGGCCGCGACGAGCGCGACCATCGAGCAGGGGAAGAAGCTCTACGAAGAGACCGGCTGCACGAAGTGCCACGGCACGCTCGGTCGCGGCGACGGCGCTTCGGCACCGACGCTGAAGGACGACTTCGATCATCCGATACGTGCGGCCGACCTTACGCAGAGCTGGACGTTCCGTGGTGGAGCGACGCGCGAGGACATCTTCCGGACGATGAGCACCGGGTTCAACGGCACGCCGATGCCGGCGTTTGTCGACGGGCTGTCGCCCGAGCAGCGCTGGGCGATCACCGACTACATCGCCTCGCTGTCAGGAAGCGAGGGACCGGGCTATACGAACCTCGTCGTCGCCAAGTACGTGAAGGAACCGATCGACATGGCCAAGGGGGCAGCGAGTTTCGCTGCCGCGCCTGTGGCCCACTTGCCGATCGTCGGGCAGATCATGGAGCCCGGCCGCGCGTTCCACCCGCCCACGACATCGCTGAGCGTGCAGGCGATCTACGACGACACGTCGATTGCGACGCTCGTGCGGTGGCACGACAGGACCGCGGAGAAGACCGGCCAGAACGGGCCGTCGCTTCCCGTGGCTCCCGAGGAGGAAGAAGAAGGCGGAGGCGCGGCCGAGGCGGCCGGCGGCAGCCCGTTCGGTGATGCGGAGGTGGCGCCAGGCGCCGCCCAGCCGGCCGAGAAGGACCCCTTTGCCGAGGCCGAGGCGCCGGCGGTGACGTCCGAGTTCTCCGACGCTGTCGCGATCCAGATCCCGTCGGAGACACCGGCGACGGCCCGCAAGCCCTACTTCATCTTCGGCGACGCGGAGAACTCGGTCGATCTGTGGTTCTTCGATCTGGCCCAGGCGGCCCCCGTGCAGTTCACAGGCAAGGGAAGCGCGGACGTCGCGCCGAAGGACCCGACAGATGTGACCGGGGTCGCAAGCTACGCCAACGGAGAATGGTCGGTCATCTTCAAGCGGCCGCTTCGCCCGGCTTCGGCTGCGCCGTTCAGTCCGGGGGAGTTCCTGCCGATCGCCTTCTCGGTGTGGGACGGGTTCTCGCGCGAGCGCGGCAGCCGCCGCGGCCTCACCTTGTGGTATTCGATCTACGTCGAACCCCAGAACGTCCCGTCGGCCGTAGGTCCGATGATCAGGACGGCACTGTCCATCCTTGCCATCGAGCTGATCCTGGTCGGCTGGGTACGGTGGCGTTACGGCTCTCGTGCCCGCGGCGAGCTCGGCGATCCGAGTCGACCGGCAGCGACCCATGCGTGA
- a CDS encoding universal stress protein, with protein MYKSIYVPVDNSDHSNRAVSCAIGLGKAYSAKLVGCHVYAAKLHDYRFRQMEYTLPEEYIDEVELERQRKIHDSLITMGLKLISDSYLDGMSRTCGESGLEFEPRMMDGKHHIEILKDLAGSQHDLVVIGAVGIGRARDSVIGSVCERVARQSDRDVWVVKHVPEAGEADRDTILVGLDGSPQSFGALMTAIELANTFGKKVEAIAVYDPYLHYSVFNGIVNVLTEQAAKVFRFEEQNQLHEEIIDTGLAQIYQSHLEVGERMGTEVGVSIKKTLLDGKPFQKILDHARKTNPWLIVMGRIGVHSPKDEASLGSNAENVLRSAVCDVLLSTRVEVPSLDVRAEETIRWTPEAEARMTHVPEQVKGIARTGVLRLALEKGHSVITSAVIDEAMDRFMPKSASNATKALAEAVALERARSGPVSMCRACGVAATQSGAVKCTVCGATDFEVISREMIERIAEVEGGLQEETTYDGRKLRWSEDARKGLWTMKNAYQRRRVKARVEKRARMMKLDAITLDFARQVIEEETGSPLEIQSPSGGMARARAAEPAEATAAGESRLVARDDRKNPLISTFDWTSDATQRIFRVPAGFMRNKTQERVEELARERAVTSIDLALVEAGIEFGKQMMAEMIATYSGPPAQGAVNPGVGAPARESAAPPTVSGAPAREASDTGGGGYLNEVRSR; from the coding sequence ATGTACAAGAGCATCTACGTTCCTGTCGATAACTCGGACCACTCGAACCGCGCCGTGTCCTGTGCCATCGGGCTGGGCAAGGCGTACTCGGCGAAGCTGGTGGGGTGCCACGTCTACGCGGCGAAACTGCACGACTATCGCTTCCGGCAGATGGAATACACCCTGCCCGAGGAGTACATCGACGAAGTGGAACTGGAGCGCCAGCGCAAGATCCACGACAGCCTGATCACGATGGGGCTCAAGCTCATCTCTGACAGCTATCTCGATGGGATGTCGCGCACCTGTGGCGAGTCGGGCCTGGAGTTCGAGCCGCGGATGATGGACGGCAAGCATCACATCGAGATCCTCAAGGATCTCGCCGGGTCACAGCACGACCTGGTCGTGATTGGCGCGGTGGGGATCGGCCGCGCGCGCGACAGCGTGATCGGCTCGGTCTGCGAGCGCGTCGCCCGCCAATCGGACCGCGACGTCTGGGTCGTCAAGCACGTCCCCGAAGCGGGCGAGGCGGATCGGGACACGATCCTCGTCGGGCTCGACGGCAGCCCGCAGTCGTTCGGCGCGCTCATGACCGCCATCGAGCTGGCCAATACGTTCGGCAAGAAGGTCGAGGCCATCGCGGTCTACGACCCCTATCTGCACTACTCGGTCTTCAACGGCATCGTCAACGTCCTCACCGAGCAGGCGGCGAAGGTCTTCCGCTTCGAAGAGCAGAACCAGCTCCATGAGGAGATCATCGACACGGGTCTCGCGCAGATCTATCAGTCGCACCTCGAAGTGGGCGAGCGGATGGGGACCGAGGTCGGCGTCTCGATCAAGAAGACGCTCCTCGACGGCAAGCCCTTCCAGAAGATCCTCGACCACGCACGCAAGACCAATCCCTGGCTCATCGTGATGGGCCGCATCGGCGTGCACAGCCCGAAGGACGAGGCAAGCCTGGGAAGCAACGCGGAGAACGTGCTCCGCTCCGCGGTGTGCGACGTCCTCCTGTCCACACGCGTCGAGGTCCCGAGCCTGGACGTGCGCGCCGAGGAGACCATCCGCTGGACGCCCGAGGCCGAGGCGCGCATGACGCACGTGCCCGAGCAGGTCAAGGGCATTGCCAGGACCGGAGTCCTTCGCCTCGCACTCGAGAAGGGACACTCGGTGATCACGAGCGCGGTGATCGACGAAGCGATGGATCGGTTCATGCCGAAGAGCGCGTCCAACGCGACCAAGGCCCTGGCCGAGGCCGTGGCGCTCGAGCGGGCCAGGTCTGGCCCGGTGTCGATGTGCCGGGCATGCGGCGTGGCGGCCACGCAGAGCGGCGCCGTCAAGTGCACCGTGTGCGGCGCCACCGATTTCGAGGTGATCTCGCGCGAGATGATCGAGCGGATCGCCGAGGTTGAAGGCGGTCTCCAGGAGGAGACCACGTACGACGGGCGCAAGCTTCGATGGTCGGAGGACGCGAGGAAGGGCCTCTGGACGATGAAGAACGCGTACCAGCGCCGGCGTGTGAAGGCGCGCGTCGAGAAGCGTGCGCGGATGATGAAGCTCGATGCGATCACGCTCGACTTCGCCCGGCAGGTGATCGAGGAGGAGACAGGGTCACCGCTCGAGATCCAGTCCCCCTCGGGCGGCATGGCTCGAGCGCGCGCCGCCGAGCCCGCCGAGGCGACCGCGGCAGGCGAGTCCCGGCTCGTTGCACGCGACGACCGCAAGAACCCGCTGATCTCGACGTTCGACTGGACCAGCGACGCCACGCAGCGGATCTTCCGCGTGCCCGCAGGGTTCATGCGCAACAAGACCCAGGAGCGGGTCGAGGAACTGGCGCGTGAGCGTGCCGTGACGTCGATCGATCTCGCGCTCGTCGAGGCTGGCATCGAGTTCGGCAAGCAGATGATGGCGGAGATGATCGCCACCTATTCCGGGCCACCTGCTCAGGGAGCCGTGAACCCGGGAGTCGGAGCGCCGGCGCGGGAGTCGGCTGCTCCGCCAACGGTCTCTGGCGCGCCGGCTCGCGAGGCCTCGGACACCGGCGGTGGCGGCTATCTCAACGAGGTGCGATCGCGCTGA
- a CDS encoding GNAT family N-acetyltransferase produces MAAYRFCRSDDIGLLTDALNRCWSPYFPDEPAMTPATFKQSIRDRQVWCSSCMVAFSGADPIGVLIGAKRASGTLIHRIAVHPDHRRQEHGRHLLTSLGSKLAILGPPRIVAEVPETLDAACGLFSASGYVEEAHLTDYVLSGEERDTDERRTPNAERRIPKEKALFVDDPGAGEIAAVVQSAEADRYVIPVTVDDLTANGLLEEGNPQTCWKRSVETLIARKEHVAGLAVASDERIEAYVLYERCGVDPERGEARGQSSGAPDVEVVSLRSLIEDDGACLRQLLDRLRGQGSWTLRFPKVHPAEFSPGFLETLGFRPAGRHLLYAAHARSN; encoded by the coding sequence ATGGCGGCGTACCGATTCTGCCGATCGGATGACATCGGGCTGCTCACCGACGCGCTGAACCGGTGCTGGTCGCCGTACTTTCCGGACGAGCCGGCGATGACGCCGGCCACGTTCAAGCAGTCGATCCGCGACCGCCAGGTCTGGTGCAGCAGCTGCATGGTCGCCTTCTCAGGGGCCGACCCGATTGGCGTCCTGATCGGCGCGAAGCGTGCGTCCGGTACGCTCATCCACCGGATCGCGGTGCATCCGGATCATCGGCGGCAGGAGCACGGCCGTCACCTGCTCACGTCGCTCGGGTCCAAGCTCGCGATTCTCGGCCCGCCACGCATCGTCGCCGAAGTCCCCGAGACGCTCGACGCCGCGTGCGGGCTCTTCAGTGCCAGCGGATATGTCGAGGAAGCGCACCTGACCGACTACGTCTTGTCCGGTGAAGAGCGCGATACGGACGAACGCCGAACGCCGAACGCCGAGCGCCGAATACCGAAGGAGAAAGCGCTCTTCGTGGACGACCCCGGGGCGGGCGAGATTGCGGCCGTGGTGCAAAGCGCGGAGGCGGACCGGTATGTCATCCCTGTCACGGTCGACGACCTCACCGCGAATGGCCTGCTTGAAGAGGGGAATCCCCAAACGTGCTGGAAGCGCTCGGTCGAGACCCTCATCGCGAGGAAGGAACACGTCGCGGGTCTCGCCGTCGCCTCCGACGAGCGAATCGAGGCCTACGTCCTGTACGAGAGATGCGGAGTGGATCCCGAGCGAGGCGAGGCGAGGGGGCAGTCTTCCGGTGCCCCCGACGTGGAGGTCGTGTCGCTCCGCTCCTTGATCGAAGACGATGGAGCCTGTCTGAGGCAACTGCTCGATCGACTCAGGGGCCAGGGGTCGTGGACGTTGCGTTTCCCGAAGGTCCACCCGGCGGAGTTCTCGCCCGGGTTCCTGGAGACGCTCGGGTTCCGTCCTGCGGGCCGTCATCTCCTCTACGCCGCACACGCGCGGTCGAACTAG